A genomic window from Lotus japonicus ecotype B-129 chromosome 1, LjGifu_v1.2 includes:
- the LOC130727409 gene encoding uncharacterized protein At4g04775-like, translating to MSGSSKSRIQPNNCRNYSASSSSRVHAVVPPCKCGQEAMVRVSRTDLNPGKAFYSCYLPMGHVSNCNFFRWVEEEGEVVSNGQNPNNNDEEVRLLKEILLQNQTLLQEVVMMKEIMQKKNEFLVEEIRIMKGIMLKNNDTHMKQIHFMKSCVIFMGFAVLFMVFLKLFV from the exons ATGAGTGGGAGCTCCAAGTCGCGGATTCAACCGAACAATTGCAGGAATTACAGTGCTTCTTCAAGCTCTCGTGTGCATGCTGTTGTTCCCCCCTGCAAATGTGGTCAAGAGGCTATGGTTAGGGTCTCGAGGACTGATTTGAACCCAGGAAAAGCTTTCTATAGTTGCTATTTACCTATG GGTCATGTGtccaattgtaatttttttcgttgggttgaagaagaaggtgaagtgGTTTCAAATGGGCAGAACCCTAACAACAATGATGAAGAAGTGAGGCTGTTGAAGGAAATTTTGTTGCAGAATCAGACCTTGTTGCAAGAGGtagtgatgatgaaggagattaTGCAGAAGAAGAATGAGTTTTTGGTTGAAGAGATTAGGATCATGAAGGGAATTATGCTGAAGAACAATGACACTCATATGAAACAAATTCACTTCATGAAATCATGTGTGATATTCATGGGATTTGCTGTGTTGTTTATGGTGTTTTTGAAACTGTTTGTGTAG
- the LOC130727443 gene encoding uncharacterized protein LOC130727443, whose product MGLSREKGSNFSLGHEGRRINDRREKLESSRGNKRWRFDHAAEPSWRKQHHASTPSNGRYRQVSQHSHQKQGHGSQRGSEHTMRFSPTTLFIDGLTEKTSYEQVKNAFKKWGKLSGVFVQRTKKRHRRTKFGFVHFVSKEAAARATRNLNGGSLNGATISVAVAKYPTNAQGDTHPTANRWTNHVRKRVWRRKTEPISQEKESSDYSCCYNTKQEDLDRVQRMAVASLRGVRNIEEIQNFLIAKGYSRIKVKALGAKEVVLEFENRDEMLSFLLKGVECLADKCECISEASMLAKPTRHFIWVTLRNVPIAAWHTRFFSSIAGLFGIFVCLDKETESHSRYDRARMLIVSSLPSFQSRSINIKIDEEVVAVALEMDIKHEFCEPPFAAEEVSGFSSSEGNIANMAEAATSDDSRVQGTEDIDLPSATSPAAPYLDESELNW is encoded by the exons ATGGGTCTTTCTAGAGAGAAGGGATCCAACTTCTCTCTAGGCCATGAAGGGAGGAGAATCAACGACCGGAGGGAGAAGCTGGAGTCTAGTAGAGGAAATAAACGGTGGCGCTTTGACCATGCGGCGGAACCGTCGTGGAGAAAACAGCACCATGCTTCTACTCCGAGTAATGGTCGATATAGACAGGTCTCCCAACATTCCCACCAAAAACAGGGTCATGGCAGTCAAAGGGGTAGTGAGCATACTATGCGTTTTTCCCCCACTACCTTGTTCATAGATGGTCTGACAGAGAAGACATCATACGAACAAGTGAAAAATGCGTTCAAAAAATGGGGGAAACTATCTGGTGTTTTTGTGCAGAGAACCAAGAAAAGACACCGAAGGACAAAGTTTGGCTTTGTGCATTTTGTGTCTAAAGAAGCAGCGGCAAGGGCAACTAGAAATCTGAATGGTGGATCTCTAAATGGTGCCACTATTTCTGTGGCTGTGGCTAAGTACCCGACAAATGCACAAGGGGATACTCATCCTACTGCCAATAGGTGGACAAATCATGTAAGAAAAAGGGTATGGAGGAGAAAAACAGAGCCAATCTcccaagaaaaagagagttccGACTATTCTTGTTGTTACAATACTAAACAAGAGGACCTGGATAGAGTACAGAGGATGGCAGTAGCATCTCTCAGGGGTGTTCGCAATATAGAAGAAATACAAAATTTCTTAATTGCAAAAGGCTACTCTAGAATAAAAGTCAAGGCACTTGGGGCTAAGGAAGTGGTACTGGAATTCGAGAATAGAGATGAAATGCTGTCTTTCTTGCTCAAGGGTGTGGAATGCCTTGCCGACAAGTGCGAGTGTATATCAGAAGCTTCAATGTTGGCAAAACCAACTAGGCATTTCATATGGGTAACACTGAGAAATGTTCCTATCGCTGCTTGGCATACCAGATTCTTTTCCTCAATTGCAGGTTTATTCGGAATCTTTGTGTGTCTGGATAAAGAAACAGAGTCCCATTCCAGGTATGACAGAGCTAGGATGCTGATAGTCTCATCGTTACCGTCGTTTCAGAGTCGCTCGATAAACATCAAAATTGATGAAGAGGTGGTGGCAGTGGCTTTGGAGATGGATATAAAGCACGAATTTTGTGAACCCCCTTTCGCTGCAGAGGAAGTTTCCGGGTTTTCATCTTCAGAAGGTAACATCGCTAACATGGCGGAGGCGGCGACCTCTGATGATTCTAGGGTTCAAGGGACCGAGGACATTGACCTACCTTCTGCTACATCTCCTGCGGCTCCGTACCTTGACGAGTCAGAG CTCAATTGGTAA